A window of Saccharomyces paradoxus chromosome XIII, complete sequence contains these coding sequences:
- the COX7 gene encoding cytochrome c oxidase subunit VII (Subunit VII of cytochrome c oxidase (Complex IV)~similar to YMR256C), with translation MANKVIQLQKIFQSSTKPLWWRHPRSALYLYPFYAIFAVAVVTPLLYIPNAIRGIKAKKA, from the coding sequence ATGGCTAATAAAGTTATTCAACTACAGAAAATCTTCCAATCGTCTACTAAACCTCTATGGTGGAGACATCCAAGATCAGCGTTATACCTATACCCATTTTATGCCATTTTTGCAGTAGCTGTTGTCACACCGCTACTATACATCCCAAATGCTATTAGAGGTATCAAAGCCAAGAAGGCATAG
- the PET111 gene encoding Pet111p (Mitochondrial translational activator specific for the COX2 mRNA~similar to YMR257C), translating to MLQRRFISSCGIKRLLYREPDKVIHTVLFKVRYYSTELIKKKHKEDIEDWVRAQLKDSSIISSACEPQNKLDWMDCIAKSPSSLDILKNQYNIVKDIDFEILWKQKFKSADPDVLATIINLSANQKVLFSIKQLLILINALHFLRKDYDIGRIYTTYEQFMPLLAIRTDRDIYGQFIEIMLVVQSNLHHFGTCETLFSEYIKYCKVNPQMISLGLNSFIRNNNTQLAVEFYTQAITNPDTFPIAEKQLFEFLRCLERYLDISNIKHIFYLWLKVKCGNEQSSSTNLPSFKTLALMHRMLLRFPNTDGLGDFLTNPVILSTGYTSSVQFDLVEFCHSLYSNKGDRAKSIDDSTMMESIDKFIIRLNNDIPTRKELYMSVVQAYVSTNNFQNLKVILEKIQSDNDINIDGPFHLCISRYFINTNQFEGLFKYYRSMVKTTDGKTRLRPAFIQQLWSCAVNVYPMLTKEITNDLLVTLKRNQYSKCLTWVYTFLQENAHVHTRKINGGEDSSLSGFNSVDFERFEEFKRKISLNDVYGAELVISNSLKEGIAPQFSFLYSVLALCLSNSLTSLARVVDRILRARFCYIPLKVDILWLKWDVISNYRSFEKLSTERLKELEFKLKEFERIHQKDLSVQNYLQLTQICFHTRDFKYACYLISQARKNLITSNNKQWMMYYMTSLKLAARMHESERFSRILKDWNCNHRASLITPGCIRQIKGFMKYFEKRPVYTSTAASVDDKEVKDRIDELVLRYVDYKFQGLESMRELTSFLKDWFDEEISLIKLEQNERKMKLLKENIKEET from the coding sequence ATGTTACAACGGAGATTTATATCCTCCTGTGGTATAAAGAGATTGCTTTACAGAGAACCAGACAAGGTAATACACACCGTTCTCTTTAAAGTACGATATTACTCAACAGAGttgatcaaaaaaaagcataaGGAAGATATTGAGGATTGGGTTAGAGCACAATTGAAAGattcttcaataataaGCAGTGCATGCGAACCTCAAAACAAACTCGATTGGATGGACTGCATTGCCAAAAGCCCAAGCAGCTTAGATATTCTCAAGaaccaatataatatagTGAAAGACATAGACTTTGAGATATTGTGGAAgcaaaaatttaaaagtGCAGATCCGGATGTTTTGGCGACAATTATTAACTTATCCGCTAACCAGAAGGTtctgttttcaataaagcAATTACTGATCTTAATAAATGcccttcattttttaagaAAGGACTACGATATTGGAAGAATATACACCACATATGAACAATTTATGCCCTTATTAGCAATCCGCACGGATAGAGACATATATGGCCAGTTTATCGAAATCATGTTGGTGGTACAGAGTAATTTACATCATTTTGGTACTTGTGAAACTTTGTTTTCAGaatatatcaaatattGCAAAGTAAACCCTCAGATGATTTCATTAGGGTTGAACTCTTTCataagaaataataatactcAATTAGCCGTGGAGTTTTACACGCAAGCAATTACCAATCCTGATACATTCCCAATTGCTGAAAAACAGCTTTTTGAGTTTCTCCGATGCCTGGAAAGATACCTAGATATATCAAATATTAAGCATATCTTTTATCTGTGGCTAAAAGTGAAATGTGGCAACGAGCAATCCTCCTCGACGAATCTTCCCTCATTTAAAACCCTTGCTTTAATGCACAGAATGTTATTACGTTTCCCCAATACAGATGGGCTGGGTGATTTTTTAACCAATCCCGTGATTTTAAGTACAGGATACACATCTAGTGTGCAATTTGATTTGGTTGAATTTTGTCATTCTCTCTATTCCAACAAAGGGGACAGAGCTAAAAGCATTGATGACTCAACAATGATGGAAAGTATCGATAAATTTATTATCAGACTTAATAATGATATTCCGACACGAAAAGAACTATACATGTCAGTAGTTCAAGCATATGTCTCTACTAACAATTTTCAGAATTTAAAAGTaatcttggaaaaaatcCAGAGTGACAATGACATTAACATAGATGGTCCGTTTCACTTGTGCATATCTAGGTACTTTATCAATACTAATCAATTCGAAGgacttttcaaatattacCGCAGTATGGTTAAAACCACTGATGGTAAAACGCGTTTACGGCCCGCATTCATCCAACAGTTATGGTCATGTGCCGTAAATGTTTATCCAATGTtgacaaaagaaattacaaATGACCTACTAGTGACACTGAAAAGGAATCAATACAGCAAGTGTCTCACATGGGTGTATACttttttacaagaaaacgCCCATGTTCATACGAGAAAGATTAATGGTGGAGAAGACTCCTCGTTATCCGGGTTCAATTCAGTcgattttgaaagatttgaagAGTTTAAGAGAAAAATCTCTCTCAATGATGTATATGGAGCAGAATTGGTGATTTCAAATAGTTTGAAGGAGGGCATTGCCCCccaattttcatttctatATTCCGTTTTGGCATTATGTTTGAGCAACTCTTTAACTAGTTTGGCACGTGTAGTTGATAGGATATTAAGAGCCAGGTTCTGCTATATCCCATTAAAAGTCGATATATTATGGTTAAAATGGGATGTCATTTCTAATTATagatcttttgaaaagttgtCAACTGAACGCTTGAAAGAACTGGAATTTAAACTGAAGGAATTTGAGCGAATACATCAAAAGGATCTATCAGTGCAGAACTATTTACAACTTACGCAAATCTGCTTTCACACCCGTGATTTCAAATATGCTTGTTACTTAATTTCACAAgctagaaaaaatttgattaCTTCCAACAACAAACAGTGGATGATGTATTATATGACATCTTTGAAGCTGGCAGCAAGAATGCATGAAAGCGAACGGTTTAGTAGGATTTTAAAAGATTGGAATTGTAATCACAGGGCAAGCTTAATTACTCCAGGCTGTATTAGGCAAATCAAGGGATTTATGAAGtattttgagaaaagaCCCGTTTACACTTCAACTGCTGCTTCTGTTGATGACAAGGAGGTGAAAGATCGCATCGATGAGTTAGTTCTTCGATATGTGGACTACAAATTCCAAGGACTTGAGAGTATGAGAGAGTTAACaagttttttaaaagattgGTTTGATGAAGAGATTTCACTAATAAAGTTGgaacaaaatgaaagaaaaatgaagctTCTTAAGgagaatataaaagaagagaCGTAA
- the HOR7 gene encoding Hor7p (Omega class glutathione transferase~similar to YMR251W), translated as MKLSQVVVSAVAFTGLVSAANSSNTSSTNAAQPIAGLNNGKVAGAAGVALAGALAFLI; from the coding sequence atgaagttaTCTCAAGTTGTCGTTTCCGCTGTCGCCTTCACCGGTTTAGTAAGTGCTGCTAACAGCTCTAACACCTCAAGCACAAATGCCGCCCAACCAATTGCCGGTTTGAACAACGGTAAAGTTGCTGGTGCCGCTGGTGTTGCTCTAGCTGGTGCATTGGcctttttgatttaa
- the GFD1 gene encoding Gfd1p (similar to YMR255W) gives MPLESIWADVPDEEPIKKQKPSHKRSNNNNKNNNTRRSSDSSSNNKKKDTINKVKNNKRNYESKTKNKIKETPSREKNTPHSQGKISPVSESLAINPFSQKATEVSPPPISPSKMKPTKTQSKLDTPSKMKLLKKKIEEQREILQKTHHKNQQQQVLMDFLNDEGSSNWVDDDEEELILQRLKTSLKI, from the coding sequence ATGCCTTTAGAATCTATATGGGCCGATGTACCTGACGAAGAACCAATAAAGAAGCAGAAACCAAGTCACAAGCGgagtaataataataacaagaataataataccaGGAGAAGTAGTGATTCCAGTTCAaacaataagaaaaaggacACTATAAacaaagtgaaaaataataaaagaaactatGAAAGTAAGacaaagaataaaataaaagaaactcCTTCCagagaaaagaatacaCCTCATAGCCAGGGCAAAATATCGCCTGTAAGTGAATCATTGGCGATAAATCCTTTCTCCCAGAAGGCAACTGAGGTATCTCCTCCGCCAATTTCACCCAGCAAAATGAAACCTACTAAAACACAATCCAAACTGGATACCCCTTCCAAGATGAAActattaaaaaagaagatcGAAGAGCAAAGAGAAATATTGCAAAAGACACATCACAAGAACCAACAGCAACAAGTGTTGATGGATTTCTTGAACGATGAGGGGAGCTCCAACTGGGttgacgatgatgaagaggagCTGATCCTTCAGCGTTTGAAGAcctctttgaaaatatga
- the GTO3 gene encoding omega-class glutathione transferase (Omega class glutathione transferase~similar to YMR251W), with product MSSKPISNKKGEFKRQSSSFREIISADHPIYKPATGRYWLYVALPCPWAQRTLITRALKGLEPIIGCSVVHWHLDDKGWRFLEAGGEKTNGRHWFDIAGGISSANLNTSTSVADVANNAHRLLIDGTDEPHYGYKSLSELYFKTKPDYNGRFTVPVLWDLQTCTIVNNESSDIIRIMNSPAFDEFVGEEYRQIGLVPQSLEVQITEFNSWVYDKINNGVYKAGFAECAEAYEKEVTSVFQYLDKLENLLDKKYTGLEAKYGKNNKDKILARYFVIGDTLTEADVRLYPTIVRFDLVYHQHFKCNLATIRDDYPRIHTWLKNIYWQHEAFQRTTDFTHIKLGYTRSQPRVNPIGITPLGPKPDIRPL from the coding sequence ATGTCAAGTAAACCAATTAGTAATAAGAAAGGTGAGTTCAAAAGACAGTCGTCTTCATTCAGAGAAATTATCTCTGCAGATCACCCAATATATAAACCTGCTACGGGAAGATACTGGCTGTACGTGGCGCTACCATGCCCGTGGGCACAAAGAACCTTGATCACCAGGGCCCTGAAAGGGCTTGAACCCATAATCGGGTGCAGTGTAGTGCATTGGCACCTGGATGACAAAGGCTGGCGGTTCCTTGAAGCAGGAGGCGAGAAAACTAATGGAAGGCACTGGTTTGACATTGCAGGTGGCATTAGCTCAGCAAATTTAAATACTAGTACTTCTGTGGCTGATGTAGCCAATAACGCTCATCGACTATTGATCGACGGAACTGATGAACCGCATTACGGGTACAAGAGTCTAAGCGAACTCTATTTTAAAACCAAGCCCGACTATAACGGAAGATTCACCGTCCCTGTCCTTTGGGATTTGCAAACATGCACTATAGTCAACAACGAAAGCAGTGATATCATCAGAATCATGAACTCGCCTGCGTTTGACGAGTTTGTCGGCGAAGAATATCGTCAGATTGGCCTAGTACCTCAGTCTCTAGAGGTGCAGATTACAGAGTTCAACTCTTGGGTGTACGATAAAATCAACAATGGGGTATACAAGGCCGGTTTTGCAGAGTGTGCAGAAGCATACGAGAAAGAGGTTACGAgtgtttttcaatatcttgACAAATTGGAAAATCTTCTGGACAAGAAGTACACAGGTTTGGAAGCGAAGTATGGCAAGAACAACAAGGACAAGATATTGGCTCGCTACTTTGTCATCGGAGACACTCTAACTGAGGCGGATGTGAGACTCTACCCAACGATAGTAAGGTTCGACTTAGTTTATCACCAACACTTCAAGTGCAACCTCGCCACCATCAGAGATGATTATCCCCGTATACACACGTGGctaaagaatatatacTGGCAGCACGAAGCGTTTCAGCGCACAACGGACTTTACCCATATAAAACTCGGATATACTCGGTCGCAGCCACGGGTCAACCCAATCGGGATCACCCCACTGGGGCCCAAGCCTGATATCCGACCtctataa
- a CDS encoding uncharacterized protein (similar to YMR253C) gives MGHTVPKAIEREDDIHPLVSKEMSDTNLQPPPTTRSPSPKGPNNNEDEENEDFDIDSNETTLQRISKDYLKPNIGLVLLTVSYFFNSAMVVSTKVLENDPDDIANDRQIKPLQILLVRMVITYIGTLIYMYINKSTISDVPFGKPEVRKWLILRGCTGFFGVFGMYYSLMYLTISDAVLITFLSPSLTIFLSWVILRERFTKVEALGSLISLMGVVLIVRPSFLFGTPELTDSSSQIVESSDPKSRLIATLVGLWGVLGMSCVYIIIRYIGKRAHAIMSVSYFSLITAIVSFIGINTIPSMKFQIPHSKKQWILFGNLGVSGFIFQLLLTMGIQRERAGRGSLMTYTQLLYAVFWDVALYKHWPNIWSWIGMIIIISATLWVIRIRAANNETTAKDLTPVIDDEENSIPLTEFDMSDSK, from the coding sequence ATGGGTCACACAGTACCGAAAGCCATAGAAAGAGAAGACGATATACATCCATTAGTTTCGAAAGAAATGAGTGATACAAATTTACAGCCACCGCCTACAACAAGATCACCCTCACCGAAAGGGCCAAACAACAATGAAGACGAGGAGAACGAGGATTTTGACATCGATAGCAATGAAACAACGCTGCAAAGAATAAGTAAAGATTATTTGAAACCCAATATCGGGCTTGTTCTCCTAACAGTAtcatatttcttcaactcaGCCATGGTGGTGTCTACTAAAGTCTTAGAAAACGATCCGGATGACATTGCTAATGATAGACAGATCAAACCATTGCAAATCTTATTAGTTAGAATGGTAATAACATATATCGGTACATTGATATACATGTATATTAATAAGAGTACAATTTCGGATGTTCCATTTGGCAAACCCGAAGTACGCAAATGGTTAATATTGAGAGGTTGTACCGGATTTTTCGGTGTGTTTGGAATGTATTACTCGTTAATGTACTTGACGATTAGCGATGCTGTTTTGATCACTTTTTTGTCGCCATCTTTAACAATATTTCTGTCGTGGGTTATTCTGAGGGAAAGGTTTACGAAAGTGGAAGCGCTAGGTTCGCTGATTTCATTGATGGGCGTGGTGTTAATTGTAAGACCTTCATTCTTATTTGGAACGCCCGAACTGACTGACTCTTCTTCTCAAATAGTTGAATCATCGGACCCAAAGTCAAGACTAATCGCCACTTTGGTTGGATTATGGGGTGTTTTAGGGATGAGTTGCGTCTACATCATTATTCGTTATATTGGTAAGAGGGCTCATGCTATAATGAGTGTaagttatttttctttgataacAGCGATAGTGTCCTTTATTGGGATTAACACTATTCCTTCAATGAAGTTTCAGATCCCACATTCTAAAAAACAATGGATACTATTTGGTAATCTGGGTGTGTCCGGCTTTATTTTCCAGCTCTTATTAACTATGGGTATCCAAAGGGAACGTGCCGGAAGAGGATCTTTGATGACGTACACACAACTACTATATGCAGTTTTCTGGGACGTTGCACTATACAAGCATTGGCCAAATATCTGGTCGTGGATTGGTATGATAATTATCATAAGTGCTACATTGTGGGTGATAAGGATCAGGGCAGCCAATAACGAGACAACCGCCAAGGACTTAACCCCAGTAATTGACGATGAGGAGAACTCTATTCCCCTGACAGAGTTTGACATGTCTGATTCTAAGTGA
- the MLO1 gene encoding Mlo1p (similar to YMR252C) encodes MLGKVFVSYIRTRIGFKPLSTIYTPLSSSSHSFGKDECFPFKKWHELDMSQKQEFIQLFVKNYRHQYPSSKTNVSLKGLSIGMDEHNDSPSVFGIFYNDIWKSFKNEQLGTRNDNMKSGNRFSHPSFKQLLIQK; translated from the coding sequence ATGTTAGGTAAAGTTTTCGTAAGCTACATCAGAACAAGAATTGGGTTCAAACCTCTAAGCACAATATACACGcctctttcttcttcctcgCACAGCTTCGGTAAAGATGAGTGCTTCCCGTTTAAGAAATGGCACGAGTTGGATATGTCCCAGAAGCAAGAATTCATCCAGCTGTTCGTCAAGAACTACAGACACCAATACCCAAGTTCTAAGACCAATGTATCACTAAAAGGGCTGAGTATTGGCATGGATGAGCATAACGACTCACCATCTGTCTTCGGCATATTTTATAACGATATTTGGAAATCGTTCAAGAACGAGCAACTAGGGACTAGAAATGATAATATGAAATCGGGTAATAGGTTCAGTCATCCTAGCTTCAAACAATTGTTAATACAAAAGTGA
- the ROY1 gene encoding Roy1p (GTPase inhibitor with similarity to F-box proteins~similar to YMR258C), whose amino-acid sequence MAFQDQGLFIVLSHASLFLNQNDLLRLSLTSKKIHDIIAIPRLYNNIHITKNPVLRTNKCFLEGGKTYVSGYRSVLKTGDKNDIFLYDRIERLLEASHLKSIKQLTIDENLFHNRKEGLQLLQRLVNEITNLNAIEILDIKDSALFGLCSEKYYGLTRLKKRIVYGKTGFDGIRLWENFKSLKWELPVSLDLRDVIIPEVGALLMKQLDGGELEIKDEAYSSLRVFEYFDSVNLRFKNLRRLKLNHVHKQDEGSTTSMRLSSRAFTDVVNLSTLKALELEFSCEVDDCECDDDFLQDITGNLVSLTSLGFIEKTFAKQGYHYMDEKWDLVINKFILNLPNVSKNLRSLSIRHDPPLNGKGIDTVDGNLLRRKRIYEKVLPKLSSLETIIAPTVLQSITSYEMYACDLLWNGCKCAFCSKYLPLFDKYIMNHQYFSASDARYLDIIPIVFAAYTGKSLAKRFDPQKNWDLDLLQYAPEDTAWDFHGFERIHHFASYECYFDESSFEPLATIISHFFYPYMNYLIKILPNLRQTMLSGIYFNVSPELHIYESIYD is encoded by the coding sequence ATGGCATTCCAAGATCAAGGTTTATTCATAGTGTTATCGCACGCTTCCTTATTTCTCAATCAGAATGATTTGCTAAGGTTGAGCCTAACatccaaaaaaatccatGATATAATCGCAATCCCTCGTctttataataatattcacaTAACTAAGAATCCTGTTTTAAGGACAAACAAATGCTTTTTGGAGGGAGGAAAAACTTATGTAAGTGGTTATAGATcagttttgaaaactgGTGACAAGAATGACATATTTCTATATGATAGAATTGAAAGATTGTTAGAGGCGTCGCATTTGAAATCTATAAAACAGCTGACTATAgatgaaaatttgtttcACAATAGGAAGGAAGGGTTGCAACTGTTACAAAGATTGGTCAATGAGATTACTAACTTGAACGCGATTGAAATTCTTGACATCAAGGACTCTGCCTTGTTTGGGTTGTGTTCAGAAAAGTACTATGGCCTGACAAGGTTAAAGAAGCGGATCGTATATGGCAAAACTGGATTTGATGGTATCAGATTATGGGAAAACTTCAAGAGCTTAAAATGGGAATTACCTGTTTCATTAGATTTACGAGACGTAATAATCCCTGAAGTGGGTGCATTGTTAATGAAGCAACTGGATGGAGGAGAGTTAGAAATAAAGGATGAAGCGTATTCAAGCCTAAGGGTATTCGAGTACTTTGATTCCGTGAACCTCCGCTTTAAGAACCTGCGCCGCTTAAAACTTAATCACGTTCACAAGCAAGATGAAGGGAGTACTACTTCTATGAGGTTGTCTTCACGCGCGTTTACGGATGTAGTTAATTTATCCACTCTTAAAGCCCTTGAACTGGAATTTTCTTGTGAGGTGGACGATTGTGAATGTGATGATGACTTTCTTCAAGATATAACAGGCAATCTTGTTTCCTTGACGAGTCTAGGGttcattgaaaagacaTTCGCTAAACAAGGGTATCATTATATGGACGAGAAATGGGACCTGGTCATTAATAAGTTTATTTTGAACCTACCCAACGTGAGTAAAAATTTGCGTTCACTAAGCATACGACATGACCCACCTTTAAATGGTAAAGGCATTGATACTGTTGATGGAAACTTGCTTCGCCGTAAAAGAATTTATGAGAAGGTTCTGCCAAAGCTATCTTCATTAGAAACAATAATAGCCCCAACTGTGTTGCAGTCCATTACCTCATATGAAATGTATGCATGTGACCTTTTGTGGAACGGCTGCAAGTGTGCGTTCTGCTCCAAATACTTACCATTATTTGATAAGTACATTATGAATCATCAATACTTTTCGGCCTCAGATGCCAGGTACTTGGATATTATACCCATAGTATTTGCAGCATATACTGGAAAATCGCTAGCTAAGAGGTTTGATCCTCAGAAGAATTGGGATTTGGATTTATTACAGTATGCTCCCGAGGATACTGCATGGGATTTTCATGgctttgaaagaattcaTCACTTTGCAAGTTATGAATGTTATTTTGATGAATCCTCATTTGAGCCCTTAGCGACTATTATttcgcattttttttatccttACATGAACTACCTGATAAAGATATTGCCGAATCTTCGCCAAACTATGTTGTCAGGAATATACTTTAACGTGAGCCCAGAATTACACATTTACGAATCTATTTATGATTAA